In the genome of Paenibacillus pabuli, one region contains:
- a CDS encoding SDR family oxidoreductase, protein MKGKIALITGSAKGLGKMTALSLADQGCHIALNYVHSRTEAESLQAQITAKGVRCIAVQADISKTEEITMLVAQVEEKLGSIDILVNNAGPFVRERRLFAEYSENEVQMLVQGNLLGPMLLDQRVLPEMRRKQWGRIIHFGFSHAGEARSWPHRAVYAAAKVGLVSFTKTLAVEEAPYGITVNMVCPGDIRGANKEKTIDEMAGITDEETPRGRPGSGEDIARVITYLCLDHSDFITGNIMDVSGGLDPIRPNIQREDA, encoded by the coding sequence GTGAAGGGAAAGATTGCCCTCATAACGGGAAGTGCCAAAGGTCTTGGTAAAATGACGGCCCTCAGTCTGGCAGATCAGGGTTGTCATATTGCTCTGAATTACGTACATAGCCGTACGGAAGCTGAGTCGTTACAGGCTCAGATTACCGCCAAGGGTGTGCGTTGTATTGCCGTTCAGGCCGATATTTCCAAGACAGAAGAGATCACCATGCTCGTTGCACAGGTCGAAGAGAAATTGGGCAGCATTGATATTCTGGTGAACAACGCAGGTCCATTTGTCCGTGAACGACGACTGTTTGCCGAGTATTCCGAAAATGAGGTTCAGATGCTTGTGCAAGGAAACCTGCTTGGACCGATGCTGTTGGATCAGCGTGTATTGCCGGAGATGCGGCGCAAGCAGTGGGGGCGAATTATCCATTTTGGCTTCAGTCATGCGGGAGAAGCGAGGTCATGGCCTCATCGGGCGGTTTATGCTGCTGCGAAGGTAGGTCTGGTTTCATTTACAAAGACACTTGCAGTGGAGGAAGCACCCTACGGTATTACGGTGAATATGGTATGTCCAGGTGATATTCGCGGTGCCAACAAAGAGAAAACGATTGATGAGATGGCTGGTATAACTGACGAGGAAACGCCGAGAGGACGTCCTGGGAGCGGTGAAGATATTGCGCGGGTGATCACTTATCTGTGTCTGGATCATTCCGATTTTATAACAGGTAACATTATGGATGTATCTGGAGGACTTGATCCGATTCGTCCCAATATACAGCGTGAGGATGCATAG
- a CDS encoding NifU family protein — protein sequence MSENAQSTMYDEVSDVLDKLRPFLQRDGGDVELVDVEDGIVKLKLVGACGSCPSSTITLKAGIERALLEEVDGVEEVVQVF from the coding sequence ATGAGCGAAAACGCACAAAGCACCATGTATGATGAGGTATCTGACGTGCTTGACAAACTTCGTCCGTTCCTGCAACGCGATGGCGGTGACGTGGAACTGGTCGACGTAGAGGATGGCATCGTTAAGCTGAAACTGGTCGGTGCCTGCGGCAGCTGCCCAAGCTCCACCATTACCTTAAAAGCCGGGATTGAACGTGCCCTTCTTGAAGAAGTTGACGGTGTCGAAGAAGTCGTACAAGTATTCTAA
- a CDS encoding YuzB family protein, with translation MRPIIEFCANNMHFGTDEVMDQLEENPDYDVIEYGCLSNCGQCYMTPFALVNGELVITDKVEDLYNAILAKIAEADAWDELDLD, from the coding sequence ATGAGACCGATTATTGAATTTTGTGCCAATAATATGCATTTTGGCACAGATGAAGTCATGGATCAACTGGAAGAAAATCCAGACTATGATGTGATAGAATACGGCTGCCTCAGCAATTGCGGCCAATGTTACATGACTCCATTTGCACTGGTGAATGGCGAGTTAGTCATCACCGACAAAGTGGAGGATTTATATAACGCCATCTTGGCCAAAATTGCCGAAGCCGATGCCTGGGATGAGTTGGATCTCGATTAA
- a CDS encoding carbohydrate binding domain-containing protein codes for MKIARRIGAFLLTLPLIFSLQTTAAFAEISASHVYHNHMPNFWAYYDTSQYASASVGTPIRYTYDGQVINLKNSPPAGYPYYLPSGAPMPHDDLVSYYTHHAKTGAYLSWPWQVAADLKNNHPAAGMQVTMSGSLLNNVDSFMYTNNVNGYNNKNWGAPWKNAYNNLKTVNGERTMDLIHFSGHHSMGPLAGNEYLLKDLIYQNAVMAQPFFLGDSFKSSKGFFPTELGFSERIIPVLDKLGIEWSVIGNNHFSRTLQDYPLLNDPGKDTMVSPPNRADLQNTSNVGSWVSSPMFNEKQVVYNKYPFASTPHWVRYVNPDTGTEKRVVGIPVAQAESWEEGYQGSVKADALKPFEGMVDQKQFFVIAHDGDNSSGRAGSEDTWRNAGNVTYSQQGVKGESINEYLRTNTPKTDDVVHVQDGSWIDTRDSSSDPTWYHWRLPFGIWKGQFDAFNKTTGLNLEPKKNLDGVAEGMTVSFEYGYHYLERNFALEQAALNYAKTAEQIWLDSHPNYWKPTTALDREITYEGNQLNPWMMAYPVKGDPSNDYKGGANPAELSWYFLLPALDSGFGYYDENVDDGVKPTLSFNQSLFFSKPYVNTQLAKDRTGPSVWWPQRYPYNPGSANVSKAEGWTLHYFDNTFGIYTYAYDANGISDIKVKVRTHRDKLADAKDNTFRVYDPADLKAKGVANIDPAKVSTWKEYPMNKRDLKPDINGVAWQPSSTDMFKRVPAQEIGDLYYTYFDEFQDQMVDYYIEAVDANGNVTRTDIQTVYVGTGKYTKDSSGKIVEDANGSIKGTHPFLIVDRTPPEAPTDVKTVGVTDRSVTLEWTEPTDDVGVEGYDIYRDGTQVGSSKIASYTDTGLQPETEYEYTIKAKDKANNSSAASAPLKVTTLGADTQPPTAPANVKVKGMTASSVTLEWTASSDNYGVARYDIYRNGSKVGESVKLSFTDESLTPATSYTYTVKAVDAAGNMSPASAPVTAETEEGNVVTIYYKQGYTNPSIHYRPTGGTWTTPPGVVMPAAEMPGYNKMTIDVGAATGLEAVFNNGSGTWDNNGGKNYQFPLGVSTYSAGKITEGAPVVDVTAPSVPSGLAETSKAADRVTLTWEASSDDVGVAGYEIFRDGTKVGTSTTPGYTDSGLKPSTTYSYTIKAYDAANNKSAASTELAVTTDAAPDSNSVTIYYKQGYTSPNIHYRPTGGTWTTPPGVVMPAAEMPGYNKITIDVGMAAGLEAVFNNGSGTWDNNGGKNYLFPLGVSTYNAGVISPGAPPGAQTALEMGKREDLLSTSNRQVTLQAIHRKSA; via the coding sequence ATGAAAATAGCACGACGGATCGGCGCATTCCTTTTAACGTTGCCGCTCATTTTTTCATTGCAGACCACTGCTGCTTTTGCAGAAATTTCCGCTTCTCATGTGTATCATAATCATATGCCGAATTTTTGGGCTTACTATGACACTTCCCAATATGCTTCAGCTTCAGTCGGAACTCCAATCCGGTACACATACGATGGTCAGGTTATTAATTTAAAAAATAGTCCCCCTGCCGGATATCCTTACTATTTGCCCAGCGGGGCACCAATGCCGCATGATGATCTCGTTTCATACTATACACATCACGCCAAAACAGGTGCATATTTGTCTTGGCCCTGGCAAGTAGCCGCCGATTTGAAGAACAACCATCCTGCTGCTGGTATGCAGGTGACGATGTCAGGCTCACTACTTAACAACGTAGACAGCTTTATGTATACCAATAATGTAAACGGTTACAATAACAAAAATTGGGGCGCTCCTTGGAAGAACGCCTACAATAATCTCAAAACCGTCAATGGTGAACGAACGATGGATCTCATTCATTTCTCAGGTCATCATTCCATGGGGCCCCTGGCTGGAAACGAATATTTACTCAAGGATCTTATCTATCAGAATGCGGTGATGGCTCAGCCTTTTTTCCTGGGCGATTCGTTTAAATCCTCCAAAGGATTTTTCCCCACCGAGCTCGGGTTCTCGGAACGAATAATTCCGGTACTCGACAAGCTGGGCATTGAATGGTCAGTCATTGGAAACAATCATTTCTCACGTACATTGCAAGATTATCCCCTGTTGAATGACCCCGGAAAGGATACGATGGTGTCGCCGCCAAACCGCGCGGACTTACAGAATACCAGCAATGTGGGCTCGTGGGTATCTTCTCCGATGTTTAACGAGAAGCAGGTGGTATACAACAAATATCCTTTTGCCTCCACACCGCATTGGGTTCGATACGTCAATCCTGACACGGGTACAGAGAAACGTGTCGTTGGCATTCCTGTCGCTCAGGCTGAATCATGGGAGGAAGGTTATCAGGGCTCGGTCAAAGCTGATGCACTCAAGCCGTTCGAAGGCATGGTGGATCAGAAGCAGTTTTTTGTCATCGCACATGACGGAGATAACTCCTCTGGTCGAGCCGGTTCGGAGGATACGTGGCGTAATGCGGGTAATGTGACTTATTCCCAACAGGGAGTAAAAGGGGAAAGCATCAACGAATATTTGCGTACGAATACCCCGAAAACTGATGACGTTGTGCACGTGCAAGACGGATCGTGGATCGATACACGCGACTCGTCTTCCGATCCGACGTGGTATCATTGGCGTCTGCCTTTTGGTATCTGGAAGGGCCAGTTTGATGCATTTAACAAGACAACAGGTCTTAATCTGGAGCCGAAAAAAAATCTGGACGGAGTCGCGGAAGGTATGACGGTATCGTTCGAGTATGGCTATCATTATCTGGAGCGCAATTTCGCTCTGGAGCAGGCTGCACTCAATTATGCTAAGACAGCTGAGCAGATCTGGCTGGACAGTCATCCGAATTACTGGAAGCCGACAACGGCGCTTGATCGTGAGATTACGTATGAAGGCAACCAGCTTAATCCATGGATGATGGCTTATCCGGTCAAAGGGGATCCGTCCAACGACTACAAAGGTGGCGCCAATCCGGCCGAGTTAAGCTGGTATTTCCTTCTGCCGGCGCTGGATTCCGGCTTCGGCTATTACGATGAGAACGTAGATGATGGTGTGAAGCCGACCTTGTCGTTCAACCAGTCATTATTCTTTTCCAAGCCCTATGTAAACACCCAACTGGCAAAGGATCGTACGGGCCCATCGGTGTGGTGGCCTCAGCGTTATCCGTATAATCCCGGCAGTGCCAATGTCAGCAAGGCAGAAGGCTGGACGCTCCATTATTTTGACAATACCTTTGGCATTTACACCTATGCCTATGATGCAAACGGAATCAGTGATATCAAAGTGAAGGTGCGTACGCATCGCGACAAGCTGGCCGACGCCAAAGACAATACGTTCCGTGTGTATGATCCTGCAGATCTCAAGGCGAAGGGAGTAGCTAATATTGACCCAGCCAAGGTCAGCACATGGAAGGAATACCCGATGAATAAACGCGACTTGAAACCGGATATCAACGGTGTCGCCTGGCAGCCAAGCAGTACGGATATGTTCAAACGGGTACCTGCTCAGGAGATCGGTGACCTGTATTATACGTATTTTGACGAATTCCAGGATCAAATGGTCGATTATTATATTGAAGCGGTTGATGCCAATGGCAATGTTACCCGGACTGACATTCAGACTGTCTATGTAGGTACAGGAAAGTACACCAAAGATTCATCTGGAAAAATAGTGGAGGATGCCAATGGCTCCATTAAAGGTACACATCCGTTCCTGATCGTAGACCGTACACCACCAGAAGCACCGACGGATGTGAAGACAGTGGGGGTCACGGACCGCAGTGTTACACTGGAATGGACCGAACCCACCGATGATGTCGGCGTGGAGGGTTATGACATTTACCGCGATGGTACCCAGGTGGGGAGTTCCAAGATAGCAAGTTATACGGATACCGGGCTCCAACCTGAAACCGAATATGAGTATACGATCAAGGCGAAGGACAAGGCGAATAATAGTTCAGCCGCGAGCGCTCCTTTGAAGGTGACGACGCTGGGGGCAGATACACAACCACCAACGGCACCTGCGAATGTGAAAGTCAAGGGGATGACTGCTTCGTCCGTGACACTTGAATGGACAGCCAGCAGCGACAATTACGGCGTGGCACGGTATGACATTTACCGGAATGGCAGCAAGGTAGGAGAAAGTGTGAAGCTATCGTTCACGGATGAATCTCTCACTCCTGCCACCAGCTACACCTATACGGTGAAGGCGGTGGATGCTGCGGGCAACATGTCTCCAGCCAGTGCACCCGTGACAGCGGAGACGGAAGAGGGCAATGTCGTTACGATTTATTACAAGCAGGGATACACGAATCCAAGTATTCATTACCGCCCGACAGGCGGAACGTGGACGACGCCTCCTGGGGTAGTGATGCCAGCGGCAGAAATGCCGGGTTACAACAAAATGACGATTGATGTAGGTGCGGCTACCGGTTTGGAGGCGGTGTTCAATAACGGCAGTGGCACATGGGATAACAACGGCGGGAAAAATTATCAGTTTCCTCTGGGCGTCAGTACGTACAGCGCAGGGAAAATCACCGAAGGTGCGCCGGTAGTGGATGTAACAGCACCAAGCGTGCCATCCGGATTAGCGGAGACATCCAAAGCGGCGGACCGTGTCACGCTGACATGGGAAGCTTCATCCGATGATGTTGGTGTGGCCGGATATGAAATTTTCCGTGACGGAACGAAGGTGGGTACAAGTACAACGCCTGGTTACACAGACAGCGGCCTGAAGCCTTCAACCACTTACAGCTATACGATCAAAGCCTATGATGCAGCGAACAACAAATCTGCCGCCAGTACCGAACTTGCGGTAACGACGGACGCTGCCCCGGACAGCAACAGTGTGACCATCTATTACAAACAGGGATACACAAGTCCGAATATTCATTACCGTCCGACGGGCGGAACGTGGACGACACCACCTGGCGTGGTGATGCCAGCAGCAGAAATGCCGGGTTACAACAAGATCACCATTGATGTAGGCATGGCAGCCGGTCTGGAGGCGGTATTTAACAACGGAAGCGGCACGTGGGACAACAACGGCGGCAAAAACTATTTATTCCCACTGGGTGTCAGCACGTACAATGCGGGAGTCATCTCGCCAGGCGCCCCTCCAGGGGCGCAGACTGCTTTGGAGATGGGGAAGAGAGAGGATTTACTCTCGACTTCCAATCGGCAAGTTACTTTACAGGCAATACATCGAAAGAGCGCGTGA
- a CDS encoding HesB/IscA family protein, with the protein MISISETAADRLKEMLAQQETPGMFLRLGVAPGGCTGFSYAMGFDDKESDEDLYMDIQNMKVVVEKENLKYLNGLEIDFEESGMSGGFTIHNPNAVATCGCGSSFRTKEEAGVPDKDC; encoded by the coding sequence ATGATTAGCATCAGCGAAACAGCTGCAGACAGATTGAAAGAAATGCTGGCACAGCAAGAGACACCTGGTATGTTCTTGCGTCTTGGCGTAGCACCGGGCGGTTGTACCGGATTTTCGTACGCCATGGGCTTTGACGATAAAGAGTCCGATGAGGACCTCTATATGGATATTCAAAATATGAAGGTTGTTGTAGAGAAGGAAAACCTGAAATATTTGAATGGACTCGAAATTGATTTTGAAGAATCCGGCATGTCCGGCGGCTTTACCATCCACAACCCTAACGCAGTGGCAACATGCGGCTGCGGATCATCCTTCCGTACGAAGGAAGAGGCTGGCGTACCGGATAAGGATTGTTAA
- a CDS encoding glycoside hydrolase family 53 protein, producing MLPSGQHANAAPSFAKGADISWVPGMEAQGYKWKDKNGVQRDIIDILKNDYQINSVRIRVFVNPSNDYGNGYMNKDRAAALALRAKNAGMSVMLTLHYSDSWADPGQQTKPAAWKNYTFQQLMDAVWNHTREVMTAMQSKGVTPDWVQIGNETSNGMLWEDGKASTNMKNYAWLVNTGHNAVKSISTNTKTIVHLAGGDDNALYVWNIGGLINNGANFDMIAMSLYPSASGWNTAVTNAVNNAKDLINRYGKEIIVSEIGMDNTQPAAGKSFVAAMKTQFRNLPSSKGKGVFYWEPEATPGYNGGYSKGAWQSNGLPTVMLEGFID from the coding sequence ATGCTGCCCTCAGGCCAGCATGCCAATGCCGCACCGAGCTTCGCTAAAGGAGCCGACATCAGTTGGGTTCCGGGAATGGAAGCGCAAGGCTACAAATGGAAAGACAAGAACGGCGTACAGCGTGATATTATTGATATTTTGAAAAATGATTACCAGATTAACTCCGTTCGTATTCGTGTTTTTGTTAATCCTTCGAATGATTATGGGAACGGTTACATGAACAAGGACCGTGCAGCGGCTCTGGCCCTGCGTGCCAAAAATGCAGGCATGAGTGTCATGCTGACACTTCACTACAGCGATTCCTGGGCTGATCCAGGTCAACAAACGAAACCTGCGGCCTGGAAAAACTACACGTTCCAACAGCTGATGGATGCTGTATGGAATCACACGCGTGAAGTGATGACGGCCATGCAGAGCAAAGGCGTAACTCCAGACTGGGTACAAATCGGTAACGAAACAAGCAATGGCATGTTATGGGAAGATGGAAAGGCATCCACCAACATGAAAAATTATGCGTGGCTGGTGAACACGGGTCATAATGCCGTGAAATCCATCAGTACCAACACCAAAACCATCGTTCACCTGGCAGGTGGGGATGACAATGCCCTTTATGTATGGAATATCGGTGGTCTGATCAATAACGGCGCCAACTTTGACATGATTGCCATGTCCCTTTATCCTTCCGCTTCGGGTTGGAACACAGCTGTGACCAATGCTGTAAACAATGCCAAGGACCTGATCAACAGATACGGCAAAGAGATTATCGTATCGGAAATCGGGATGGATAATACCCAACCGGCAGCTGGTAAAAGTTTTGTCGCAGCAATGAAAACGCAATTCCGCAACCTGCCGAGCAGCAAAGGTAAAGGCGTGTTCTATTGGGAGCCTGAAGCAACGCCGGGCTACAACGGCGGTTACAGCAAAGGTGCATGGCAATCTAACGGCTTGCCGACCGTAATGTTGGAAGGATTTATCGACTAA
- the mqnE gene encoding aminofutalosine synthase MqnE encodes MSTLVTPFTDKRMAEIIEKVQNGVRLTVEDGVYLYESDDLLTLGQLANEANLRKNGKKVYFIENMSLYFTNVCEAHCAFCNFRKDQGEDGSYTLSGQEMIDYVEQHIHPGVREFHIVGGHNNHVPFQYYVDSLRALNEKYPDVTLKAYTAAEIDFFTRISGLSIKEVLQELQKAGLKSLTGGGAEILSDEYRKKMRVNKANVDRYLEVHRTAHNLGMRTHTTMLYGSIESYEDRVNHMVQIRELQDETNGFMVFIPLSMQPKSKNASIMRRNSAYEDLKTIAISRLMLDNIDHIKAYFINIGPQLTQVALGFGASDAHGTIVRERISHAAGALTPEGLTRKELIWLIKGAGRIPVERDTFYNEIQVYE; translated from the coding sequence ATGTCTACATTGGTAACACCGTTCACAGACAAAAGAATGGCTGAAATCATTGAGAAAGTACAGAACGGCGTAAGGCTGACCGTAGAAGACGGCGTTTATCTGTATGAATCGGATGATCTGCTGACTTTGGGCCAACTGGCCAATGAGGCCAACCTGCGTAAGAATGGCAAGAAAGTTTATTTTATTGAAAACATGAGCCTTTATTTTACCAACGTATGCGAAGCCCACTGTGCTTTCTGTAACTTCCGTAAAGATCAGGGCGAAGATGGCTCTTACACACTGTCCGGTCAGGAAATGATTGATTACGTAGAACAACATATTCACCCAGGTGTACGCGAGTTCCATATTGTAGGCGGACATAACAACCATGTTCCTTTTCAATATTATGTCGATTCTTTGCGTGCTTTAAACGAGAAATATCCGGACGTTACTTTGAAAGCCTACACGGCTGCCGAGATTGATTTCTTCACTCGCATCAGTGGACTCAGCATCAAGGAAGTATTACAAGAACTGCAAAAGGCAGGTCTGAAATCACTGACTGGTGGCGGCGCTGAGATTCTGTCCGATGAATACCGCAAAAAAATGCGTGTAAACAAAGCAAACGTTGACCGTTATCTGGAAGTGCACCGTACTGCTCATAATCTGGGCATGCGTACCCATACCACGATGCTTTATGGATCCATTGAGTCCTATGAAGATCGTGTGAACCATATGGTACAGATTCGTGAATTACAAGATGAAACCAACGGATTTATGGTCTTTATCCCGCTTTCCATGCAGCCGAAAAGCAAAAACGCGAGCATTATGCGTCGTAACTCCGCTTATGAGGATCTCAAAACGATTGCGATCAGTCGTCTGATGCTGGATAACATCGATCATATCAAAGCATACTTCATTAACATCGGTCCACAGTTGACTCAAGTCGCCCTTGGATTCGGTGCTTCGGATGCACACGGCACGATCGTTCGTGAACGGATTAGTCATGCAGCAGGCGCACTAACACCTGAAGGTCTCACGCGTAAAGAGCTTATATGGTTAATTAAGGGTGCAGGCCGCATTCCGGTTGAACGTGATACGTTCTACAATGAAATTCAAGTGTACGAATAG
- a CDS encoding NAD(P)/FAD-dependent oxidoreductase: MKNFVILGGGYGGLTIIKELLEGKIPSDTQIVLVDRSPFQGLKTEYYALAAGTVSDYDLRIQFPVSDKVTYRYGEVTSIDLEQRQIEFEGQDPLEYDKLVIGLGCTDRFHNTPGAEEYSCTIQSFSKTRETYLRLNEVKAYGNVHIVGGGLSGVEMAAELRESRPDLNISILDRGERVLSAFPQRLSAYVHEWFGEHQVETRGHIAISRLEPNAIFNRDEEILTDAVVWTAGIQPVKVVQDLDVTKDPQGRVVLNEYYQIPQYTDVYVVGDCASVPYAPSGQAAEVQGEQIAHIQHALWKGEKPNPQPLKLRGTLGALGKKAGFGLMGKTSMMGRVPRILKSGVLWMSKRHLG, from the coding sequence ATGAAAAATTTCGTCATTCTCGGAGGCGGCTACGGTGGCCTCACGATTATCAAGGAACTTCTGGAAGGTAAGATCCCGTCAGATACACAAATCGTGTTAGTGGACCGCAGTCCCTTCCAAGGATTGAAAACCGAATATTACGCACTCGCAGCAGGGACCGTATCCGATTATGACCTGCGTATCCAATTCCCGGTCAGCGACAAAGTCACTTATCGTTACGGAGAAGTAACTTCGATTGACCTGGAACAGCGTCAGATTGAATTTGAAGGCCAAGACCCATTAGAGTATGACAAGCTTGTTATTGGTCTTGGATGTACAGACCGATTCCACAATACGCCGGGAGCCGAGGAATATAGCTGTACAATTCAAAGCTTCAGCAAAACACGGGAAACCTACCTTCGTCTAAACGAAGTTAAAGCTTATGGTAATGTGCATATCGTCGGCGGTGGATTGAGCGGCGTCGAGATGGCTGCCGAGCTTCGTGAGAGCAGACCGGACCTGAACATCAGTATACTGGATCGTGGTGAACGTGTATTATCCGCTTTTCCGCAGCGCTTGTCTGCTTATGTTCATGAATGGTTCGGCGAACATCAGGTCGAGACACGCGGACATATTGCCATTTCCCGACTTGAACCCAATGCCATTTTCAACCGGGATGAAGAAATTCTGACGGATGCGGTAGTCTGGACTGCCGGAATTCAGCCCGTAAAAGTTGTACAGGATCTCGATGTGACCAAGGATCCACAAGGTCGTGTCGTACTGAATGAATATTATCAAATTCCGCAATATACCGATGTCTATGTAGTAGGTGACTGCGCCAGCGTGCCTTATGCACCAAGCGGTCAGGCTGCCGAAGTACAGGGTGAACAAATCGCCCATATTCAGCATGCCCTCTGGAAAGGCGAAAAGCCCAATCCGCAGCCACTCAAGCTTCGTGGCACACTCGGTGCACTCGGCAAGAAGGCTGGATTTGGGCTGATGGGCAAAACGTCCATGATGGGACGTGTGCCACGTATTTTAAAAAGCGGCGTGCTCTGGATGTCCAAGCGTCATCTCGGTTAA
- a CDS encoding DUF2167 domain-containing protein gives MKRWLTSLLAILLIASFQAPFSTTASAESESNSSTEDYQWIDGPSNVVLDNKATLNVAENLSYLDAANTQRFLEDTESFPNGTEIGSIYGAGENSNWYVIFEYNDTGHVDDSEKDDLDADELFDSYKRGTEEQNEKTTPENQLFITGWEIEPAYDSSKHQLIYSLGLEDAEREKLVNYNVNVLTREGYIGVILVTDSANFEENRKQFESSVLNQLNVIKGNTYEEFDASVDKKSELGLTSLILGGAGVAVAKKVGLLLLLKKGWFVIVAAIVGAFGWIRRKLTGRKKDADLGDQNPLSPAEEAYQQHAAGQESTDSESHQTDGRSDTDPYKR, from the coding sequence ATGAAAAGATGGTTAACCTCTCTACTCGCAATTTTGCTTATCGCCTCATTTCAAGCTCCATTCTCGACCACAGCATCTGCAGAAAGTGAAAGCAATAGCTCCACCGAGGATTATCAATGGATTGATGGGCCTTCAAACGTAGTACTTGATAACAAAGCAACTTTAAATGTAGCCGAAAACCTATCCTATCTCGATGCAGCTAACACCCAAAGGTTTTTGGAGGACACCGAATCCTTCCCCAATGGAACGGAAATTGGAAGTATCTATGGCGCCGGCGAAAACTCCAACTGGTATGTTATCTTTGAATATAATGATACCGGTCATGTCGATGACAGTGAGAAAGACGATCTGGACGCCGATGAACTGTTTGATAGCTACAAAAGAGGTACAGAAGAACAAAATGAGAAAACGACACCCGAAAACCAGCTGTTTATCACGGGATGGGAAATTGAGCCAGCCTATGACAGCAGCAAACATCAATTGATCTATTCTCTTGGTCTTGAGGATGCAGAGCGGGAAAAACTCGTCAATTACAATGTGAACGTACTCACCCGCGAAGGATATATCGGTGTTATCCTCGTTACAGATAGTGCCAATTTTGAAGAAAATCGCAAACAGTTTGAAAGCTCCGTGCTTAACCAGCTCAACGTAATCAAAGGAAATACCTATGAAGAGTTCGATGCATCCGTAGACAAAAAATCAGAACTCGGCCTGACCAGTCTGATTCTTGGTGGTGCTGGTGTAGCAGTAGCCAAGAAAGTCGGATTATTGCTTTTGCTGAAAAAAGGATGGTTTGTCATCGTTGCCGCCATTGTTGGTGCTTTTGGATGGATTCGACGCAAGCTGACTGGCCGCAAAAAGGATGCTGATCTGGGAGATCAGAACCCGCTTTCTCCTGCCGAGGAAGCTTACCAACAGCATGCTGCTGGACAGGAGTCCACAGATTCTGAAAGCCATCAGACAGATGGACGTTCGGATACCGATCCGTATAAACGGTAA
- a CDS encoding NAD(P)-dependent oxidoreductase, whose protein sequence is MKIGIIGATGKAGNLILKEAADRGHEVTAIVRNASKLEDKGLKVLEKDVFDLTGEDAKSFDVIVNAFGAPAGKENLHVEVGQALINVLKDAPNTRLIVVGGAGSLFTDETKTLRIVDSPGFPDAYKATATNQGQNLQDLQASSGIQWTFLSPAGFFNPEGVRTGKYQTGHDVIMMNSEGNSYISYADYAIALVDEIENPKHINERFTVVGEVK, encoded by the coding sequence ATGAAAATTGGAATTATTGGTGCGACAGGAAAAGCGGGAAATCTAATTTTGAAAGAAGCTGCGGATCGTGGCCATGAAGTTACGGCAATCGTTCGTAATGCATCCAAATTGGAAGATAAGGGTTTGAAGGTACTTGAGAAAGATGTTTTCGATCTTACAGGTGAAGACGCAAAATCATTCGACGTTATTGTCAATGCGTTCGGTGCACCAGCAGGTAAAGAAAACCTGCATGTTGAAGTGGGACAAGCCTTGATCAATGTCCTGAAGGATGCCCCTAATACACGTCTGATCGTTGTTGGTGGAGCAGGCAGTCTGTTCACGGATGAAACCAAAACCTTGCGCATTGTGGACTCCCCAGGATTCCCTGATGCTTACAAAGCAACAGCGACCAACCAAGGGCAAAACCTGCAGGATCTGCAAGCATCCTCCGGTATTCAATGGACGTTCCTAAGCCCGGCGGGATTTTTTAATCCGGAAGGCGTGCGTACTGGCAAATATCAAACCGGCCATGACGTGATTATGATGAACAGTGAAGGCAACAGCTACATCAGCTATGCGGACTATGCCATTGCTTTGGTGGATGAGATCGAAAATCCGAAGCACATAAACGAACGCTTTACGGTTGTTGGCGAAGTGAAGTAA